One window of the Nocardia huaxiensis genome contains the following:
- a CDS encoding MbtH family protein, with product MSNPFDDEDAQFYVLVNDEAQHSLWPVFAAVPGGWSIAHGPARRQDCLEYVECHWTDMRPKSLIEEMAEAE from the coding sequence ATGAGCAATCCCTTCGACGACGAAGACGCTCAGTTCTATGTGCTGGTCAACGACGAGGCACAGCACTCGCTGTGGCCGGTGTTCGCCGCCGTGCCCGGCGGCTGGAGCATCGCCCACGGACCGGCACGCCGACAGGACTGCCTCGAGTACGTGGAGTGCCATTGGACCGACATGCGGCCCAAGTCGCTGATCGAGGAAATGGCCGAAGCCGAATAG
- a CDS encoding BTAD domain-containing putative transcriptional regulator: MLRAVLARLVAAGGYTTTADRLIDDLWEGNPPPTATSVLQVHIHNLRRVIEPDRPRRARSRYLISESAGYALRLAPESVDAWRFEALLRDYEERVRTGLPDPLDRRRLLDTMLACWNGAAYEGLTGFGWAAQEADRLTDLRLTAVEKRAELELELNRPTEVGIELRALFDEHPEREEIARLLATAQYRTGQQAQALTTLRRSREYLGQEYGIDPSPALRELETAILGHSESLAAGGVPSGPAPVARIRRIRESSGYRREHALLRETAAVAETRHLQMVWVAGEAGAGKTTLTESALADLAAQGWTFLRGGCPEVDGAPPAWAWAEVLTALDSAASGDLATGDAFTIARTVVALCTSRCANGPVAILLEDLHRADTATLQVLRQVVNWLRGRPVLLVVTLRGSEAGQALHATAAALAHHTAEWLELTGLDLDATRQLVRSTGLDDLGSAELERLHARTGGNPLFVREMAKLIAAQRSTGDRENIPDSIRELVSTRLRRLSPDVATALAHLAIWGDGADLRLLSVTSAITEDRLIDLIAEAEVAALVRTDRTGRITFDHALIRDTVYLGIPRLRRVRMHWAALELLENHADEFPGLARDPDMLAHHALLGARPETASRAIEYGLAAARRSTDRGMAADTARLWQSVAELHELAGHAAAHADRTDRVALLDARCALVDALAYQGRWTAASDARGQAVRLAREIGEPALLVRALTCWRAPILYPALEWRDPEHRLIQAVRECLAGEVTDADRVRLLAVAAYESAGDYRFPGRTRRFADEALAIARTCDDPELLCVAIAAGIVNRFTAAEDAALAHELFTVADRHQLSHFRTVGHYMLMRCALAAVDLREACRQAELAVLTTADAQLAQLMALMDCFPPVVAALRGDLPETERLYAELDDKLARLGFDEAGMIRAVPSLALAWARNTPADTVDRMHRMYMLAPGFGSAAYALALVHAGELDRAREIYLATADLQPEIAPSAEYTARAYVALALGLTEELSPLYRRLLPDSGTIVGLESTGATFGTMDTVLGLLAAAMGDAERAAAHHAASAELMRQVRAELADLTLPQFGSGAVTFPNRGELTPT; the protein is encoded by the coding sequence ATGTTGCGCGCGGTATTGGCCCGGCTCGTCGCCGCGGGCGGCTACACCACCACCGCCGACCGGCTCATCGACGATCTGTGGGAAGGCAACCCGCCACCCACCGCGACCTCGGTGCTGCAGGTGCACATCCACAATCTGCGCCGCGTGATCGAACCCGATCGGCCGCGCCGGGCGCGCTCGCGCTATCTCATCTCCGAATCCGCCGGATACGCCCTGCGACTCGCACCGGAATCGGTGGACGCGTGGCGGTTCGAAGCGCTGCTGCGCGACTACGAGGAGCGCGTGCGCACCGGACTGCCCGATCCGCTCGACCGCCGCCGGCTCCTCGACACCATGCTGGCCTGCTGGAACGGCGCGGCCTACGAGGGCCTCACCGGATTCGGCTGGGCGGCACAGGAAGCCGACCGGCTGACCGATCTGCGACTCACCGCCGTCGAGAAACGCGCCGAGCTGGAACTCGAACTCAACCGGCCCACCGAAGTCGGCATCGAACTGCGCGCCCTGTTCGACGAACACCCCGAACGCGAGGAAATCGCGCGCCTGCTGGCCACCGCGCAATATCGGACCGGCCAGCAGGCGCAGGCACTCACCACCCTGCGGAGATCCCGCGAATATCTCGGGCAGGAATACGGCATCGACCCGAGTCCCGCACTGCGCGAACTGGAAACGGCCATCCTCGGCCACTCGGAATCGCTCGCCGCCGGCGGGGTTCCGAGCGGTCCCGCCCCGGTGGCGCGAATTCGGAGAATCCGTGAAAGCAGCGGCTACCGGCGTGAACACGCCCTGCTGCGGGAAACAGCGGCGGTAGCGGAAACCCGCCATCTGCAAATGGTTTGGGTAGCGGGCGAAGCGGGTGCGGGAAAGACGACGCTCACGGAATCCGCGCTCGCCGATCTGGCCGCACAGGGCTGGACATTTCTGCGCGGTGGATGTCCGGAGGTGGACGGCGCGCCGCCCGCGTGGGCGTGGGCCGAAGTGCTCACCGCACTCGATTCGGCGGCATCGGGAGATCTCGCCACCGGTGACGCGTTCACCATCGCGAGAACCGTGGTGGCACTGTGCACCTCACGCTGCGCGAACGGGCCGGTCGCCATTCTGCTGGAGGACCTCCATCGCGCCGATACCGCGACCCTCCAGGTGCTGCGTCAGGTGGTGAACTGGCTGCGCGGCCGGCCGGTGCTGCTGGTGGTCACCCTGCGCGGATCGGAGGCCGGGCAGGCCCTGCACGCCACCGCCGCGGCACTGGCGCACCACACGGCCGAATGGCTCGAGCTCACCGGCCTGGACCTGGATGCGACCCGGCAGCTGGTGCGCTCCACCGGACTCGACGACCTCGGCAGCGCGGAACTGGAGCGGTTGCACGCGCGCACCGGCGGCAATCCGCTGTTCGTGCGAGAGATGGCCAAACTCATAGCGGCACAGCGCAGTACGGGCGATCGGGAGAATATTCCGGATTCGATCCGGGAACTGGTCAGCACGCGGCTGCGCCGGTTGAGCCCCGACGTGGCCACGGCCCTGGCACATCTGGCCATCTGGGGTGACGGGGCGGATCTGCGGCTGCTCAGCGTCACCAGCGCGATCACCGAGGACCGGCTGATCGATCTGATCGCCGAGGCCGAGGTGGCCGCACTGGTGCGCACCGATCGCACCGGACGAATCACCTTCGATCACGCGCTCATCCGCGACACCGTGTACCTCGGCATTCCCCGCCTGCGCCGGGTCCGGATGCACTGGGCCGCTTTGGAATTGCTGGAGAACCATGCCGACGAGTTCCCGGGCCTGGCGCGGGATCCGGATATGCTCGCGCATCACGCCCTGCTCGGCGCACGGCCCGAAACCGCTTCGCGGGCTATCGAATACGGCCTGGCGGCAGCACGGCGCAGCACCGACCGCGGTATGGCCGCCGACACCGCGCGGCTGTGGCAATCGGTGGCCGAGCTGCATGAACTGGCCGGGCACGCGGCAGCGCACGCGGACCGGACGGACCGCGTCGCCCTGCTCGACGCGCGATGCGCGCTCGTCGACGCGCTGGCCTACCAGGGCCGCTGGACCGCCGCGAGCGATGCCCGAGGCCAGGCGGTGCGGCTGGCCCGGGAGATCGGCGAACCCGCCCTGCTGGTGCGGGCGCTGACCTGCTGGCGCGCCCCCATTCTGTACCCGGCGCTGGAGTGGCGGGATCCGGAACACCGGCTGATACAGGCGGTGCGGGAATGCCTGGCCGGGGAGGTGACCGATGCCGATCGGGTGCGTCTGCTCGCGGTGGCGGCCTACGAAAGCGCCGGGGACTACCGGTTTCCCGGGCGCACCCGCCGGTTCGCCGACGAAGCGCTGGCGATCGCCCGCACCTGCGACGACCCCGAACTGCTGTGCGTCGCCATCGCCGCGGGGATCGTCAATCGGTTCACCGCCGCCGAGGACGCCGCACTCGCGCACGAGCTGTTCACGGTCGCTGACCGCCACCAGCTCAGCCACTTCCGGACCGTCGGGCACTACATGCTCATGCGCTGCGCGCTCGCCGCGGTCGATCTGCGCGAGGCGTGCCGGCAGGCCGAACTCGCCGTGCTGACGACAGCCGACGCCCAGCTGGCACAGTTGATGGCCCTGATGGACTGCTTCCCGCCGGTGGTCGCCGCCCTGCGCGGAGATCTGCCCGAAACCGAGAGGCTCTATGCCGAACTCGACGACAAGCTGGCGCGGCTGGGCTTCGACGAGGCCGGCATGATCCGGGCCGTGCCCAGCCTCGCGCTGGCCTGGGCCCGCAACACCCCGGCCGACACGGTGGATCGGATGCACCGGATGTACATGCTGGCACCGGGATTCGGCAGCGCCGCCTACGCGCTGGCGCTGGTGCACGCCGGCGAACTGGACCGAGCGCGGGAAATCTACCTGGCGACAGCGGACCTGCAGCCCGAGATAGCACCGTCGGCGGAGTACACAGCCCGCGCGTATGTCGCGCTGGCCCTGGGCCTCACCGAGGAACTGTCACCGCTGTACCGGCGACTGCTGCCGGACTCGGGCACCATTGTCGGCCTCGAGTCGACGGGGGCGACCTTCGGCACGATGGATACCGTGCTCGGCCTGCTGGCCGCGGCGATGGGCGACGCCGAGCGCGCGGCGGCCCATCACGCCGCCTCCGCGGAGCTCATGCGACAGGTCCGGGCCGAACTGGCGGATCTCACCCTGCCGCAGTTCGGAAGCGGCGCCGTCACGTTCCCGAACAGAGGTGAATTGACGCCGACGTGA
- a CDS encoding TetR/AcrR family transcriptional regulator — translation MNVEERRPAGSTRDDAPQPAEQRVIRRRPKNRRAQIAATSAAAFGSLGYHGVSMEDIATRLGISSAALYRHYPSKYALFREELLRLGTLTVESATPPPESEGLTPAQRLDAVLDKVIAETIANRATVTLVRWEQRYLDDADRQTLENQFAQALRSLRELIKAVRPELDGHDRAVRAVALLSIVSSIGDHHAALPVKSLTALLHSACRELIAAERMGIEYTETAAPRAVEIPQSFKHELLLKKAVELFHERGYPNVSVEDIAAAADLSAASAVYRYYRSKSDLLAAAFRRAADRVSGAIGPAVSSSSSPAEALTKLVDLYVAGSFAERELTYVYYAEFGHVSPEERTMLRNVQRLIVAEWVRLLVAVRPELSEGEARILVQAAFGLVVDLGRAFHDDQRMCPQDRVIRLMEVTLFGATAPAP, via the coding sequence ATGAATGTCGAGGAGCGTCGCCCCGCCGGCAGCACCCGTGACGACGCCCCGCAGCCGGCCGAGCAGCGGGTGATCCGCCGCCGCCCGAAGAACCGGCGGGCCCAGATCGCCGCGACCTCCGCGGCCGCGTTCGGTTCGCTCGGCTATCACGGTGTGAGCATGGAGGACATCGCGACCCGGCTCGGCATCTCCTCGGCCGCGCTGTATCGGCACTACCCGAGCAAATACGCGCTGTTCCGGGAGGAACTGCTGCGGCTGGGCACGCTCACCGTCGAATCCGCCACGCCCCCGCCGGAATCCGAGGGCCTCACCCCGGCGCAGCGGCTGGACGCGGTGCTGGACAAGGTGATCGCGGAGACCATCGCCAACCGGGCCACGGTCACGCTGGTGCGCTGGGAACAGCGCTATCTCGACGACGCCGACCGGCAGACGCTGGAGAATCAGTTCGCGCAGGCCCTGCGCTCACTGCGCGAACTGATCAAGGCGGTGCGGCCGGAACTCGACGGGCACGATCGCGCGGTGCGGGCGGTGGCGCTGCTCAGCATTGTGAGCAGCATCGGCGACCATCACGCGGCGCTGCCGGTGAAATCGCTGACCGCCCTGCTGCATTCGGCCTGCCGCGAGCTCATCGCCGCGGAGCGCATGGGCATCGAGTACACCGAAACGGCGGCCCCGCGCGCGGTGGAGATTCCACAGTCGTTCAAGCATGAACTGCTGCTCAAGAAGGCCGTGGAGCTGTTCCACGAGCGCGGCTATCCCAATGTGAGCGTGGAGGATATCGCGGCGGCGGCCGATCTGTCGGCGGCCTCGGCGGTGTACCGGTACTACCGCAGCAAGAGCGATCTGCTGGCCGCGGCCTTCCGGCGCGCGGCGGATCGGGTGTCGGGGGCGATCGGCCCGGCGGTGTCCTCGTCGTCGAGTCCGGCGGAAGCCCTGACCAAGCTGGTAGACCTCTACGTCGCGGGCTCGTTCGCCGAGCGTGAGCTGACCTACGTGTATTACGCCGAGTTCGGCCATGTTTCGCCGGAGGAGCGGACCATGTTGCGCAATGTGCAGCGGCTCATCGTGGCCGAGTGGGTGCGGCTGCTGGTGGCGGTGCGGCCGGAACTGTCCGAGGGCGAGGCCCGGATTCTGGTGCAGGCCGCGTTCGGCCTGGTGGTGGACCTCGGGCGGGCCTTCCATGACGATCAGCGCATGTGCCCGCAGGACAGGGTGATTCGGCTCATGGAGGTCACCCTCTTCGGTGCGACGGCACCGGCTCCCTGA
- a CDS encoding MCE family protein, whose protein sequence is MNSLLWQWITRKRIAIANLGLVAVLLVGCGYIGGYVLRFNPLPHTYRVTVELASSAGLSAGNDVTFRGSRIGRVLEVRVSGDGIAAVADIEDAVRIPVGGTVAVGRLSAAGEQYLDFRPDSDTGPYLRDGDVVERSRTTVPVTIQSVFSNLSDFIGGMNPDRLNVIIDELDKALAGGPDRLRNMVSGISRAMAGLSDLLPQTRQLIENLEIIADTTAHAQPDLGTLTRAGGVLFEQFAAADAELRGLLERGPDQLATLGGFVSETQDPMTNLVTNFVAITKAAKLRAPAIAALFPALRAGSEALGVPAHDGAYHTLIDPWPRPICEYETIPVVPTEVTTDTRVRLYNYCVTSNPALQVRGSANAPRPDVPDNGVTAPPGVTGDELTQPLPNR, encoded by the coding sequence ATGAATTCATTACTGTGGCAATGGATCACACGGAAACGCATCGCGATCGCGAACCTCGGCCTGGTGGCGGTGCTGCTGGTCGGCTGCGGCTATATCGGCGGCTATGTGCTGCGCTTCAACCCGCTGCCGCACACCTATCGGGTGACGGTGGAGCTGGCTTCCTCGGCCGGGCTGTCGGCGGGCAATGACGTCACCTTCCGGGGCAGCCGGATCGGGCGGGTGCTGGAGGTTCGGGTTTCCGGGGACGGGATCGCCGCCGTCGCTGATATCGAGGATGCGGTGCGAATTCCGGTGGGCGGCACCGTGGCCGTGGGGCGGCTGTCCGCGGCCGGGGAGCAGTACCTGGACTTCCGGCCGGACTCCGACACCGGACCGTATCTGCGCGATGGTGATGTGGTGGAGCGCTCGCGCACCACCGTGCCGGTGACCATCCAGTCGGTGTTCAGCAATCTGAGCGACTTCATCGGCGGCATGAATCCGGACCGGTTGAACGTGATCATCGACGAGCTCGACAAGGCGCTGGCCGGTGGCCCGGATCGCCTGCGCAATATGGTGTCCGGGATCAGCCGGGCCATGGCGGGGCTGAGTGATCTGCTGCCGCAGACCCGGCAGCTCATCGAGAATCTGGAGATCATCGCGGACACCACCGCGCACGCCCAGCCCGATCTGGGGACGCTCACGAGAGCGGGCGGAGTGCTGTTCGAGCAGTTCGCCGCGGCCGACGCCGAATTGCGCGGGCTGCTGGAACGCGGGCCGGACCAACTGGCGACGCTCGGCGGGTTCGTGAGCGAAACCCAGGACCCCATGACGAATCTCGTGACGAACTTCGTGGCCATCACCAAGGCGGCCAAACTGCGGGCACCGGCCATCGCCGCATTGTTCCCGGCGCTGCGGGCCGGGTCCGAAGCGCTCGGGGTGCCGGCACACGACGGGGCGTATCACACGCTCATCGATCCGTGGCCGCGGCCGATCTGCGAATACGAGACCATCCCGGTGGTACCGACCGAGGTCACCACCGATACCCGGGTGCGGCTCTACAACTACTGCGTCACCAGCAATCCGGCGCTGCAGGTGCGCGGGTCCGCCAATGCGCCGCGACCGGATGTGCCCGACAACGGCGTGACCGCGCCGCCGGGGGTCACCGGCGACGAACTCACCCAACCTCTGCCCAACCGATAG
- a CDS encoding MlaD family protein gives MTRSRINLGRSSRIGAAALVTAAALTGATGCAVTVDSVPMPKPGIGRPGYTIHAAFTDALNLPDRAHVKIGGTDIGVVTDIKTTNFIADVQMLIREDIKLPRGTTVELRQGTPLGDMFVAMTLPTAAEAGAELRDGDTIGTDMTAAGASVEQLMMSISMLINGGGINQAAKITSQMDSMFSGRAPQLQHLITEMTGVIAALNQRTGDIDSVLTGLDVLTGELARRKAELGAAADTFPGLIGLFAENNQQIVDLLAKVSTTMSALGDFSDTTGAEFVSLFGSIQQLMSGFAQSDQLTAALDGLHSLTPSLLASMRGPTLAVAATVSYLSIGALTDPSGSRLPELGDVPQFIGSLAQVLEKVFGRLTSPPRLPGDTTAPPPDAPAEPAPEEGGGR, from the coding sequence ATGACCAGAAGCAGAATCAATCTCGGTCGCAGCAGCCGGATCGGCGCGGCGGCGCTGGTCACGGCCGCGGCGCTCACCGGCGCGACCGGCTGCGCGGTGACGGTGGACAGCGTGCCCATGCCGAAGCCCGGAATCGGCCGGCCCGGCTACACGATTCACGCCGCCTTCACCGATGCGCTCAATCTGCCGGACCGGGCGCACGTGAAGATCGGCGGCACCGATATCGGCGTGGTCACCGACATCAAGACGACCAATTTCATAGCGGACGTCCAGATGCTCATCCGAGAGGACATCAAACTGCCCAGGGGCACGACCGTCGAACTGCGGCAGGGGACTCCGCTGGGTGACATGTTCGTGGCCATGACCCTGCCGACCGCCGCGGAGGCGGGTGCGGAGCTGCGCGACGGCGACACCATCGGCACCGATATGACCGCCGCGGGCGCATCGGTGGAGCAGCTCATGATGTCGATCTCCATGCTGATCAATGGCGGCGGCATCAATCAGGCGGCCAAGATCACCTCGCAGATGGACTCCATGTTCAGCGGGCGCGCACCGCAGCTGCAGCACCTGATCACCGAAATGACCGGTGTCATAGCGGCTTTGAACCAGCGCACCGGCGATATCGACAGCGTGCTCACCGGCTTGGACGTGCTCACCGGCGAATTGGCCAGGCGCAAGGCCGAACTCGGCGCGGCGGCCGACACCTTCCCGGGGCTGATCGGGCTGTTCGCGGAGAACAATCAGCAGATCGTGGACCTGCTGGCCAAGGTATCGACCACCATGAGCGCCCTCGGCGACTTCAGCGACACCACCGGCGCCGAATTCGTGAGCCTGTTCGGCAGCATTCAGCAGCTCATGTCCGGCTTCGCGCAGAGCGATCAGCTCACCGCGGCGCTGGACGGATTGCACTCTCTGACACCGTCACTGCTGGCCAGCATGCGCGGGCCGACACTGGCCGTCGCGGCGACCGTGTCGTATTTGAGCATCGGCGCGCTGACTGATCCCAGCGGCAGCCGCCTGCCGGAACTCGGGGACGTGCCGCAGTTCATCGGAAGTCTCGCGCAGGTGCTGGAGAAGGTCTTCGGACGGCTCACCAGTCCCCCGCGGCTGCCCGGCGACACCACCGCCCCGCCACCGGACGCACCCGCCGAGCCCGCGCCGGAAGAGGGAGGCGGTCGATGA
- a CDS encoding MCE family protein, with the protein MRIRVVAKLAALCCAAAMGSGCSVLPESLGAGQYLGDRMRISADFESVAGMYAGNEVAVLGVPVGTVDSVTPKGTYVQVVMSIDRGVKVPADAIAALVNPQLITNRHVELAPAYTGGDALADGAHIPLQRTRVPVELDRILANFDQLGAALKGDNETGPMASRVLFPLLNGNGDRLRETLDALSSAFELSLANKDQIANTIIKLNEVTQVIATNDQTVRDFSGRLTELVNLMGEQAPGLQAVLAQLDAFVTNTATLVGENKDQLAGALTRFVTITEQMRANARGLTEIVDVGPLMFQNLANATSKEHQALRLHGVLDKVLLDNEILSMFCERVMMRVDGCRTGKIEDFGPDFGLTAALLGMTSTK; encoded by the coding sequence ATGAGAATTCGAGTAGTGGCCAAACTGGCGGCGCTGTGCTGCGCGGCGGCGATGGGCTCGGGATGTTCTGTACTGCCCGAATCACTCGGGGCCGGACAGTATCTCGGTGATCGCATGCGCATCAGCGCGGACTTCGAGAGCGTGGCCGGCATGTACGCGGGCAATGAGGTCGCGGTACTGGGTGTCCCGGTCGGCACCGTGGACTCGGTGACGCCCAAGGGCACCTATGTGCAGGTGGTCATGTCCATCGATCGCGGGGTCAAGGTGCCCGCGGATGCCATTGCGGCGCTGGTGAATCCGCAGCTGATCACCAACAGGCATGTGGAGCTGGCCCCGGCCTACACCGGCGGTGACGCGCTGGCCGACGGTGCGCACATCCCCTTGCAGCGCACCAGGGTTCCGGTCGAACTCGATCGGATCCTGGCGAACTTCGACCAGCTGGGCGCGGCGCTGAAGGGCGACAACGAGACCGGGCCCATGGCCAGCCGGGTGCTGTTCCCGCTGCTGAACGGGAACGGCGACCGGCTGCGCGAAACGCTGGACGCGCTGTCCTCGGCGTTCGAGCTCAGCCTCGCCAACAAGGATCAGATCGCCAACACCATCATCAAGCTCAACGAGGTCACGCAGGTCATCGCCACCAATGATCAGACCGTGCGCGATTTCAGCGGGCGGCTGACCGAACTGGTGAACCTCATGGGCGAGCAGGCCCCGGGCTTGCAGGCGGTGCTGGCGCAGCTGGACGCCTTCGTCACCAATACGGCAACCCTGGTGGGCGAGAACAAGGATCAGCTGGCGGGGGCGCTCACGCGCTTCGTCACCATTACCGAGCAGATGCGGGCGAATGCACGCGGGCTCACCGAGATCGTGGACGTGGGTCCGCTCATGTTCCAGAACCTGGCCAATGCCACCAGCAAGGAGCATCAGGCGCTGCGGCTGCACGGCGTGCTCGACAAGGTGCTGCTGGATAACGAGATCCTGTCCATGTTCTGCGAGCGGGTCATGATGCGCGTGGACGGCTGCCGCACCGGCAAGATCGAGGACTTCGGCCCCGACTTCGGGCTCACCGCAGCGCTATTGGGAATGACGAGTACGAAATGA
- a CDS encoding MCE family protein: protein MRKRPRLPGFLGNRYLRVGVLTAGFVVLLLVGSTAFKQARLGDRTIQAEFAQAAGLRPGATVDVSGIEVGQVSAVRLAGDKVLVDLKVRKDIRLGTDARAAIKMSTILGRLHVDLVPGSGEGLPDNRIRIENTTVPYNLGKVVQDPKYRSSFEHIERIDANKLRQALDTVNQQMGASPELAVQALDSVGALAKVINDRRDEVDTLLKGMDTVSQLASDNQNSVLLLLTRGEAIGAAVQQRQTLLQQLLDNVASLSQLLQEMGLENGDQLGPLIGDLNTMSEGLEKNRDNLSRLYEIMPVTLRQFNNVIGNGPYGEVWAPWFFPDNWLCATQVIQGCG, encoded by the coding sequence ATGAGGAAACGACCGCGGCTGCCGGGATTCCTCGGCAACCGGTATCTGCGAGTGGGTGTGCTGACGGCGGGATTCGTGGTCCTGCTGCTGGTCGGCTCCACCGCGTTCAAGCAGGCGCGCCTGGGCGACAGGACGATTCAGGCCGAGTTCGCCCAGGCGGCGGGACTCCGGCCCGGAGCGACCGTGGATGTGTCGGGCATCGAGGTCGGGCAGGTGTCGGCGGTCCGGCTGGCCGGTGACAAGGTGCTGGTGGATCTGAAGGTGCGCAAGGACATCCGTCTCGGGACCGATGCGCGCGCGGCCATCAAGATGTCCACGATTCTGGGCCGCCTGCACGTGGATCTGGTGCCGGGCAGCGGAGAGGGCCTGCCGGACAATCGGATTCGCATCGAGAACACCACGGTCCCCTACAACCTGGGCAAGGTCGTCCAGGATCCGAAGTACCGGTCCTCCTTCGAGCACATCGAGCGCATCGACGCGAACAAGCTGCGTCAGGCCCTGGACACGGTGAACCAGCAGATGGGCGCCTCCCCCGAACTGGCCGTGCAGGCGCTGGACAGCGTCGGCGCACTCGCCAAGGTCATCAATGACCGCCGCGACGAGGTGGACACCCTGCTGAAAGGCATGGACACGGTGTCGCAGCTGGCGTCCGACAATCAGAACAGCGTGCTGCTGTTGCTCACCCGCGGTGAGGCCATCGGTGCAGCGGTGCAGCAGCGGCAGACCCTGCTGCAGCAGTTGCTCGACAATGTGGCCTCGCTGTCGCAGCTGCTGCAGGAGATGGGCCTGGAGAACGGTGATCAGCTGGGCCCGCTCATCGGCGATCTGAACACCATGTCGGAGGGGCTGGAGAAGAACCGGGACAACCTCTCACGGCTGTACGAGATCATGCCGGTCACCTTGCGGCAGTTCAACAATGTGATCGGCAACGGGCCCTACGGCGAGGTGTGGGCGCCGTGGTTCTTCCCGGACAACTGGCTGTGCGCCACGCAGGTGATTCAGGGGTGCGGGTAA
- a CDS encoding MCE family protein gives MKSGGFRSGWALTGFSLFAAMAIALTYMIWSTLQRSVPGATHSYSAVFSDVLGLRVGDDIRMAGVRVGRVDKIDFTDGYRARVDFRLEADQHPTTSTKALVRYQNLIGQRYIALMPGKEAGVPLEPGGQIPIERTEPSFDVSALLSGFEPLFSVLQPDQINSLSETLIQALQGNNVSLSALITQAAQLASTFGQRDQILGDVIANLSSVMAGLANRSGELETLITQTRSLTEALYAQGEVLKGSVDRVASATDSLVNILRQVKPGMAQAQIDATAGVALLLLNGASLDQAAVELPEVLNAVARFSSYGTYGNAYLCRLDVSLWGVLLPPGLFSQIGGNAQSEVCR, from the coding sequence ATGAAGTCCGGCGGTTTTCGATCGGGTTGGGCGCTCACGGGTTTCAGCCTGTTCGCGGCGATGGCGATCGCGCTCACCTACATGATCTGGTCGACGCTGCAGCGCTCGGTTCCCGGTGCGACGCACAGTTATTCGGCCGTCTTCTCCGATGTGCTGGGTCTGCGGGTGGGTGACGACATCCGCATGGCGGGGGTGCGGGTCGGCCGGGTCGACAAGATCGACTTCACCGACGGTTACCGCGCCCGGGTGGATTTCCGCCTCGAGGCCGACCAGCATCCGACCACCTCCACCAAGGCGCTGGTCAGGTATCAGAACCTGATCGGGCAGCGGTATATCGCGCTCATGCCGGGCAAGGAGGCGGGTGTGCCGCTCGAGCCGGGCGGGCAGATTCCGATCGAGCGCACCGAGCCGTCCTTCGACGTGTCGGCGCTGCTGTCGGGGTTCGAACCGCTGTTCAGCGTGCTGCAACCGGATCAGATCAATTCCTTGTCGGAGACGCTGATTCAGGCGCTGCAGGGCAACAATGTCTCACTCAGCGCGTTGATCACGCAGGCCGCGCAGTTGGCGTCGACCTTCGGGCAGCGCGATCAGATCCTCGGCGATGTCATCGCCAATCTGAGCAGCGTGATGGCGGGTCTGGCCAATCGCAGCGGCGAGCTGGAAACCCTGATCACCCAGACCCGTTCGCTGACCGAGGCGCTCTACGCGCAGGGCGAGGTGCTGAAGGGCTCGGTGGATCGCGTTGCCTCCGCGACGGATTCGCTGGTGAACATTCTGCGGCAGGTGAAACCCGGTATGGCGCAGGCGCAGATCGACGCCACCGCCGGCGTCGCCCTGCTGCTGCTCAATGGCGCGTCCCTGGATCAGGCGGCCGTCGAGCTGCCCGAGGTGCTCAATGCCGTCGCGCGCTTCAGCAGCTACGGCACCTACGGCAATGCCTATCTGTGCCGGCTGGACGTGTCGCTGTGGGGCGTGCTGCTCCCGCCGGGTCTGTTCTCGCAGATCGGCGGCAATGCGCAATCGGAGGTGTGCCGATGA